In one window of Streptomyces griseus subsp. griseus DNA:
- a CDS encoding DUF3515 family protein: MVRVPRPRKAVVAVAACALTAGALVSCGADSPGEGVTSAPHAGNAACEQLADRYPDRLGGKELAFTDRPGVAVWGENAIVLRCGVELPVPTIDPCATVDGVDWVLREDRSKDGGKVVVTYGRDPAVEAVISDDIVAVDDVMVDLSALVRPVKTHTKCISLDDVQPPSPAG; this comes from the coding sequence GTGGTCCGAGTCCCCCGGCCGCGGAAGGCCGTCGTCGCGGTGGCGGCCTGCGCACTGACCGCCGGCGCCCTGGTGTCGTGCGGAGCGGACTCCCCGGGAGAGGGCGTCACCTCCGCCCCGCACGCCGGGAACGCGGCCTGCGAGCAGCTCGCCGACCGCTACCCGGACCGCCTCGGCGGCAAGGAGCTGGCGTTCACCGACCGCCCCGGGGTCGCGGTCTGGGGCGAGAACGCCATCGTGCTGCGGTGCGGTGTCGAGTTGCCCGTCCCCACCATCGACCCGTGCGCGACCGTCGACGGCGTGGACTGGGTCCTGCGTGAGGACCGCTCGAAGGACGGCGGGAAGGTGGTCGTCACCTATGGCCGCGACCCGGCCGTGGAGGCCGTGATCTCCGACGACATCGTGGCCGTGGACGACGTGATGGTGGACCTGTCCGCGCTGGTCAGGCCGGTGAAGACGCACACGAAGTGCATCAGCCTCGACGACGTCCAGCCCCCGTCGCCCGCCGGCTGA
- a CDS encoding helix-turn-helix domain-containing protein, whose amino-acid sequence MDAAQQEATARARELQRSWYGEPLGALFRRLIDDLGLNQARLAAVLGLSAPMLSQLMSGQRAKIGNPAVVQRVQALQELSSQVADGSVSAGEATDRMEEIKKSQGGSVLTGTGQTTSTGGAPTVRRVVREIQSLLRSVSAAGDIIDAADALAPTHPELAEFLRVYGAGRTADAVAHYEGHQS is encoded by the coding sequence ATGGACGCAGCGCAACAAGAGGCGACGGCAAGAGCCAGAGAGCTTCAGCGCAGTTGGTACGGGGAGCCGCTGGGGGCGCTCTTCCGCCGGCTCATCGATGACCTCGGCCTGAACCAGGCACGGCTCGCCGCGGTTCTCGGGCTCTCGGCCCCCATGCTCTCCCAGTTGATGAGCGGCCAGCGGGCCAAGATCGGCAATCCGGCGGTCGTCCAGCGCGTCCAGGCACTCCAGGAGCTGTCGAGTCAGGTCGCGGACGGCAGCGTCAGCGCGGGCGAGGCCACCGACCGGATGGAAGAGATCAAGAAGTCCCAGGGCGGGTCCGTCCTGACCGGCACCGGCCAGACCACCTCGACCGGCGGCGCCCCCACCGTCCGCCGCGTGGTGCGCGAGATCCAGTCCCTGCTGCGGTCGGTCTCGGCGGCCGGCGACATCATCGATGCCGCCGACGCCCTCGCCCCGACCCACCCGGAGCTGGCAGAGTTCCTCCGGGTGTACGGGGCCGGCCGCACCGCGGACGCGGTCGCGCACTACGAGGGACACCAGAGCTGA